In Pseudobacter ginsenosidimutans, the following are encoded in one genomic region:
- a CDS encoding LytR/AlgR family response regulator transcription factor, which yields MLSAIIIDDEVKGRIALKKKLQDYCPEVTVTGEAADGLQGIALISQLQPQIVFLDIEMPRMDGFAMLQQLSEKKFHLVFTTAYDQYAIRAIRFAAFDYLLKPVDIEELRNTISKILQSHGKPETGRKLEVLADNLQRNAALNKIAIPTLEGLLFFNVDDIIHLEAHSNYTVIHFTNHAKLTASRTLKEFEELLPNDKFFRPHHSHLINLTYLKRYIKGDGGQIEMQNGNYVDVARRKKEEFLQRMLANK from the coding sequence ATGCTATCTGCCATCATTATCGACGACGAAGTGAAGGGCCGCATCGCCCTCAAAAAGAAACTGCAGGATTATTGTCCGGAAGTGACCGTAACCGGCGAAGCCGCGGACGGCCTGCAGGGCATTGCACTGATCAGCCAGTTGCAGCCACAGATCGTTTTCCTGGATATTGAAATGCCGCGAATGGATGGCTTTGCCATGCTGCAGCAATTGTCTGAGAAGAAATTCCATCTCGTTTTCACTACTGCTTATGATCAATATGCCATCCGCGCTATCCGTTTTGCAGCTTTCGATTATTTGCTCAAACCGGTAGACATCGAAGAACTGCGCAATACCATCAGTAAGATCCTTCAATCACATGGGAAGCCGGAAACCGGCCGTAAGCTGGAAGTACTGGCGGATAACCTGCAACGCAATGCAGCACTTAATAAAATAGCTATACCCACTTTGGAAGGATTGTTGTTTTTCAATGTGGACGATATCATTCACCTGGAAGCGCACAGCAATTATACCGTGATCCATTTCACCAATCATGCAAAGCTCACCGCCAGCAGAACGCTGAAGGAATTTGAAGAATTATTGCCGAATGATAAGTTCTTCCGGCCCCATCATTCTCACCTGATCAATCTCACCTACCTGAAAAGATACATCAAGGGCGATGGTGGACAAATAGAAATGCAAAACGGGAATTATGTGGATGTGGCGAGAAGGAAAAAAGAAGAATTCCTGCAGCGGATGCTGGCCAACAAATAG